A genomic segment from Desulfonatronum lacustre DSM 10312 encodes:
- a CDS encoding molybdate ABC transporter substrate-binding protein, whose product MKNKQFAFLLMAAFLVLPMQVKAEQVNLYAAGSLRAALTDVAKAFEVGTGNSVATEFGPSGLLRQRIEQGEAAHVFASANMAHPQNLVGQGQKGPVALFTRNNLCALAQPRLSVTTATLLDVMLDPAVRVGTSTPKADPSGDYAFELFGKADQLKSGSTAILTAKALQLTGGPDSPKAPEGRNQYAWVMDDQKADVFLTYCTNAVLAKKELPHLQIVSIGPELSVGADYGLLVLDGASQEAWRLALFILSPEGQKILGDYGFVVGGLPAKHPQG is encoded by the coding sequence ATGAAAAACAAACAGTTTGCGTTCCTTCTCATGGCGGCCTTTCTGGTCCTCCCCATGCAGGTCAAGGCTGAACAGGTCAATTTGTACGCCGCCGGCAGTCTGCGGGCGGCCCTGACCGACGTGGCCAAGGCGTTTGAAGTCGGGACAGGAAATTCGGTCGCGACGGAATTCGGCCCATCCGGGCTGCTGCGCCAGCGCATCGAACAGGGCGAGGCCGCCCACGTCTTCGCTTCCGCGAATATGGCACACCCGCAAAACCTGGTCGGCCAGGGCCAAAAGGGGCCGGTGGCCCTGTTCACTCGAAACAACCTGTGTGCCCTGGCTCAACCGAGACTGTCCGTCACCACGGCCACCCTTTTGGACGTAATGCTCGATCCCGCCGTGCGGGTGGGCACGTCCACGCCCAAGGCCGATCCTTCCGGGGACTACGCCTTCGAACTCTTCGGCAAGGCCGACCAGCTCAAGTCCGGCAGCACGGCAATCCTGACGGCCAAAGCGTTGCAGCTCACCGGCGGTCCGGACAGCCCCAAGGCTCCGGAAGGTCGCAATCAATACGCCTGGGTCATGGATGATCAAAAGGCGGACGTTTTCCTGACCTACTGCACCAACGCCGTGCTGGCCAAGAAGGAGCTGCCGCACTTGCAGATCGTCTCCATCGGACCGGAACTCTCCGTCGGGGCGGACTACGGCCTGCTCGTCCTGGATGGCGCTTCGCAGGAAGCCTGGCGGCTGGCCCTGTTCATCTTGTCTCCCGAAGGTCAGAAAATACTTGGAGACTACGGCTTCGTGGTTGGTGGTCTGCCGGCCAAACATCCTCAAGGTTAG
- the asnS gene encoding asparagine--tRNA ligase, with amino-acid sequence MNRTSVFQAVSAPGPLGSILVRGWARTRRDTKEVTFLEINDGSCLRNVQVVVDHAVADKRFKDVNTGASVEIHGEHVASPASGQNWEVRAERVVLIGMADQETYPLQKKRHSDEFLRTIAHLRPRTNKYGALARIRSEAAFAVHDFFRGRGFWHLHAPILTGSDCEGAGEMFRVTSLPPEYRPKPGADAHAEDFFGRQANLTVSGQLEAELYACALGKVYTFGPTFRAENSNTPRHAAEFWMIEPEFAFGDLAEDMQLAEDLTKAMVRHVVEHRADDLELFGKFVDKTLLGDLEILLAKPFARISYAQAIEILEDSKRDFEFQVLFGSDLQTEHERFLAEEHFRQPVIVYDYPRTIKPFYMRLNDDGDTVAAMDLLVPRVGELVGGSQREERLNILSDRMDEQGLNKDAYWWYLDIRRFGSAPHAGFGMGFERFLMMITGATNIRDVIPFPRTPGHLEF; translated from the coding sequence ATGAACAGAACATCCGTTTTTCAGGCCGTGAGCGCCCCCGGGCCGCTGGGCTCCATTCTGGTTCGAGGCTGGGCGCGCACCAGGCGGGATACCAAGGAAGTCACGTTTTTGGAGATCAACGACGGCTCCTGTCTGAGGAACGTGCAGGTCGTCGTGGACCACGCCGTGGCGGACAAGCGGTTCAAGGACGTGAACACCGGGGCTTCGGTGGAGATTCATGGCGAGCATGTTGCATCACCGGCTTCCGGACAGAACTGGGAGGTGCGGGCCGAGCGGGTCGTGCTCATCGGCATGGCGGATCAGGAAACGTATCCGCTCCAGAAAAAGCGCCATTCGGACGAGTTCCTGCGGACCATCGCCCATCTGCGACCCAGAACCAACAAGTACGGAGCCTTGGCCCGGATCCGGTCCGAGGCGGCCTTTGCCGTGCATGATTTTTTTCGCGGGCGGGGCTTCTGGCATCTGCATGCGCCGATTTTGACCGGCTCGGACTGCGAAGGAGCCGGGGAGATGTTCCGGGTGACCAGTCTTCCCCCGGAGTACCGGCCCAAGCCCGGAGCCGATGCCCACGCCGAGGATTTTTTCGGACGACAGGCCAATCTGACCGTTTCCGGTCAATTGGAGGCAGAACTGTACGCCTGCGCCCTGGGCAAGGTCTACACCTTCGGACCGACCTTTCGGGCCGAAAATTCCAACACTCCGCGCCATGCCGCGGAATTCTGGATGATCGAGCCGGAGTTCGCCTTCGGGGACCTGGCCGAAGACATGCAACTGGCCGAAGACCTGACCAAGGCCATGGTCAGGCACGTCGTGGAGCATCGCGCGGACGACCTGGAACTGTTCGGCAAGTTCGTGGACAAGACCCTGCTTGGCGACCTGGAAATATTGCTGGCCAAGCCCTTTGCCCGGATATCCTACGCCCAGGCCATTGAAATCCTGGAGGACAGCAAGCGGGATTTTGAATTCCAGGTGCTGTTCGGGTCGGACTTGCAGACCGAGCACGAGCGTTTCCTGGCCGAGGAGCACTTCAGGCAGCCGGTGATCGTTTACGACTACCCGCGGACCATCAAGCCGTTCTACATGCGTCTGAACGACGACGGCGACACCGTGGCGGCCATGGACCTGCTCGTCCCCCGGGTAGGAGAACTGGTGGGCGGGAGCCAGCGCGAGGAGCGGCTGAACATCCTCTCGGACCGGATGGACGAGCAGGGCCTGAACAAGGACGCCTACTGGTGGTACCTGGACATCCGCCGCTTCGGCTCCGCGCCCCACGCCGGTTTCGGCATGGGATTCGAGCGCTTTCTGATGATGATCACCGGCGCCACCAACATCCGGGACGTGATCCCCTTCCCTCGTACGCCGGGGCACCTGGAGTTTTAG
- a CDS encoding Uma2 family endonuclease → MTALPALKPDGFTYQDYLAWPDQERWEIIHGEAFAMTPAPSTRHQVLVGNLFFEIKKSLLAGKSPCAVFTAPTDVVLDERTVVQPDLFIVCDKARVTPKSIQGPPDLVIEIVSKATAFKDTVIKKQLYEEFGVTEYLLFFPDLDLVERHVLDKGRYLPPERFNWDATLALHAFPIQLHLWEIFERDFPPAKPSPVQN, encoded by the coding sequence ATGACCGCATTGCCCGCTTTGAAACCCGACGGATTCACGTATCAGGATTATCTGGCCTGGCCGGACCAGGAACGCTGGGAGATCATTCATGGCGAGGCCTTTGCCATGACTCCCGCCCCGTCAACACGGCATCAGGTTCTGGTCGGCAATCTTTTTTTCGAGATCAAAAAATCCCTTCTTGCGGGGAAGTCGCCCTGCGCGGTCTTTACCGCCCCCACGGACGTGGTCCTGGACGAACGGACCGTGGTTCAGCCGGACCTGTTCATTGTTTGCGACAAGGCCAGGGTCACGCCCAAGTCCATCCAGGGGCCTCCGGATCTGGTCATTGAAATCGTATCCAAGGCGACAGCGTTCAAGGACACGGTGATCAAAAAACAACTGTACGAGGAATTCGGCGTGACCGAGTATCTCTTGTTTTTTCCGGACCTGGACCTGGTGGAGCGCCATGTCCTGGACAAGGGCCGCTACCTGCCCCCGGAGCGCTTCAACTGGGACGCCACCCTCGCGCTGCACGCCTTTCCAATCCAGCTTCACTTGTGGGAAATTTTTGAACGCGATTTTCCTCCGGCCAAGCCTTCTCCCGTTCAGAACTGA
- a CDS encoding helix-turn-helix transcriptional regulator, whose protein sequence is MKNLLSTKEVAQLLDVNEKMVYGLIAEKGLPATKITGKWLFPKHLVEQWIENTTQNFPSPASPLPPYHGLLIVAGSDDPLLERTLNLFNKTFPKHLAVYGNVGSFGGLKALRNNLCHMASSHLIQAEDGDFNFQFAEEELSAPPAVINFCFREQGLILPKGNPLNIRSVADLGRKEVRVVNRPLTTGTRLLFDQHLEKAGVAAETMVGYGNEVHRHLDIGLEVLAGRADVGPGIRAVAGILELDFLPLGRERFDLLISRERFFDKGVQQFLGLLHDATFQRQAESLTGYDISQAGRTIYPRDSENGQ, encoded by the coding sequence GTGAAGAACTTGTTGTCCACCAAGGAAGTGGCCCAGTTGCTCGATGTGAACGAGAAGATGGTCTATGGCCTGATTGCCGAGAAGGGGCTGCCGGCAACCAAGATCACCGGGAAGTGGCTTTTTCCCAAGCATCTTGTGGAGCAATGGATCGAGAACACCACTCAGAATTTTCCCTCCCCGGCCTCTCCCCTGCCCCCGTATCACGGCCTGCTGATCGTGGCCGGCAGCGATGATCCGTTGCTGGAACGGACCTTGAATCTGTTCAACAAGACCTTTCCCAAACACCTCGCGGTCTACGGCAACGTGGGCAGCTTCGGCGGGTTGAAGGCGTTGCGCAACAACTTGTGTCACATGGCCTCCAGCCATTTGATCCAGGCCGAGGACGGGGACTTCAATTTCCAGTTCGCCGAAGAGGAATTGTCCGCGCCTCCGGCGGTGATCAATTTTTGCTTCCGGGAGCAGGGCCTGATTCTGCCCAAGGGCAACCCCCTGAACATCCGTTCCGTGGCTGACTTGGGCCGCAAGGAAGTCCGGGTGGTCAACCGGCCTCTGACCACGGGCACGCGCCTGCTCTTTGACCAGCATTTGGAAAAAGCAGGCGTGGCCGCGGAGACCATGGTCGGATACGGCAACGAGGTCCATCGGCATCTGGACATCGGGCTGGAGGTTCTGGCCGGGCGAGCGGATGTCGGCCCGGGCATCCGGGCCGTGGCAGGGATTCTTGAGCTGGATTTTTTGCCGCTGGGCCGGGAGCGGTTCGACCTGCTGATCTCCCGGGAACGTTTTTTTGACAAGGGAGTCCAGCAGTTTCTTGGGCTGCTTCACGACGCGACGTTTCAGCGCCAGGCCGAGTCTCTGACCGGATACGACATCTCCCAGGCCGGGCGGACGATCTATCCCAGGGATTCGGAGAACGGGCAATAG
- a CDS encoding molybdopterin biosynthesis protein: MTFQRSIYLTTIPIPEAVAAAKEALDRERLIRREVIPSHEALGRVTAGPIFSRYSSPTFHSAAMDGVAVNAETSFTAREGRPLELKLETDYRPVNTGHAMPEGTNAVIMIEQVVQVDDRTIAIEAPTFPWQHVRRIGEDIVATELLLPQNHRITPFDVGALLSAGIWEVEVWERVRIAFIPTGDEVLDFTTRPEPRPGQVVESNSQVFKALGESWGCVVSRTPPVRDELDALTKAVGKALEDAHIVVIGAGSSAGTKDFTRTVMETHGRILVHGIAAMPGKPSLLGEAGGKLLVGAPGYPVSAVICFEELVRPLAAWMGRHDPGTRPKVQVELTRKTPSKLGVQEFMRLAIGRVGAKWVATPLARGAGMITTLTKAQGIARIPMHSEGVEAGALLEAELLVLEAEMERTIVCVGSHDNTLDLLTNELMGLAEPFRLTSTHVGSMGGLTALRNGAAHLAGCHLFDPETADYNFPFLDKYLPGLDLLVINLAIRHQGLITAKGNPKGIRGVEDLARPDLTFINRQRGAGTRILLDHHLKQADIAPDSVKGYDKEEYTHMAVAVNVLSGAADCGLGIFAAAKALNLDFVPLARERYDLLIPRQFADDPKIATILKLIRSEALQAKIRDLGGYDTDLTGKEMTPELGLG; this comes from the coding sequence ATGACCTTTCAACGTTCCATCTACCTGACCACCATCCCCATTCCCGAAGCCGTGGCCGCGGCCAAGGAAGCCTTGGACCGCGAGCGCTTGATCCGGCGGGAAGTCATTCCGTCCCATGAGGCTTTGGGGCGGGTCACGGCGGGGCCGATTTTTTCGCGGTATTCCAGCCCGACGTTTCACAGCGCGGCCATGGACGGGGTGGCCGTGAACGCGGAAACCTCCTTTACGGCCCGTGAGGGGCGGCCCCTGGAGTTGAAGCTGGAGACGGACTACCGGCCCGTGAACACCGGCCACGCCATGCCCGAGGGGACCAACGCGGTGATCATGATCGAGCAGGTGGTCCAGGTGGACGACCGGACCATCGCCATTGAGGCTCCGACCTTTCCCTGGCAGCACGTCCGACGCATCGGCGAGGATATCGTGGCCACGGAGCTGCTCTTGCCGCAGAACCACCGGATCACGCCCTTTGACGTGGGCGCGCTGCTCAGCGCGGGAATTTGGGAGGTGGAGGTCTGGGAGCGGGTGCGCATCGCCTTCATCCCCACCGGGGACGAGGTGCTGGACTTCACCACCAGGCCGGAGCCCAGGCCCGGCCAGGTGGTGGAGAGCAATTCCCAGGTCTTCAAGGCCCTGGGTGAATCCTGGGGCTGCGTGGTCAGCAGGACGCCGCCGGTGCGGGACGAGCTGGACGCTCTGACCAAGGCCGTGGGCAAGGCACTGGAAGACGCGCACATCGTGGTCATCGGCGCGGGTTCCTCCGCCGGGACCAAGGATTTCACCCGCACGGTCATGGAAACCCATGGCCGAATCCTGGTGCACGGCATCGCTGCCATGCCCGGCAAGCCGTCGCTCCTGGGCGAGGCTGGCGGGAAACTGCTGGTGGGCGCTCCGGGGTACCCGGTCAGCGCGGTGATCTGTTTCGAGGAACTGGTCCGGCCCCTGGCCGCCTGGATGGGCCGCCACGACCCGGGCACTCGGCCCAAGGTCCAGGTGGAATTGACCCGCAAGACGCCGTCCAAGCTGGGGGTGCAGGAATTCATGCGCCTGGCCATCGGCCGAGTGGGCGCAAAATGGGTGGCCACGCCCCTGGCCCGGGGCGCGGGGATGATCACCACCCTGACCAAGGCCCAGGGCATCGCCCGGATCCCCATGCACAGCGAGGGCGTGGAGGCCGGGGCTCTGCTGGAAGCCGAACTGCTGGTCCTTGAAGCCGAGATGGAACGGACCATTGTCTGTGTGGGCAGCCACGACAACACGCTGGACCTGCTGACCAACGAACTCATGGGCCTGGCCGAGCCGTTCCGCCTGACCTCCACCCACGTGGGCAGCATGGGCGGCCTGACCGCCCTGCGCAACGGCGCGGCCCATCTGGCCGGGTGCCACCTCTTTGATCCCGAAACCGCGGACTACAACTTCCCGTTCCTGGACAAATATCTCCCCGGCCTGGACCTGCTGGTGATCAACTTGGCCATCCGCCACCAGGGGCTGATCACGGCCAAAGGCAATCCCAAGGGCATCCGGGGCGTCGAGGATCTGGCCCGGCCCGACCTGACCTTCATCAACCGTCAACGCGGCGCGGGAACGCGCATCCTCCTGGACCACCACCTCAAACAGGCCGACATCGCCCCGGACTCGGTCAAAGGCTATGACAAGGAGGAGTACACGCACATGGCCGTGGCCGTGAACGTGCTCAGCGGCGCGGCGGACTGCGGCTTGGGCATCTTCGCCGCGGCCAAGGCCCTGAACCTGGACTTCGTGCCCCTGGCCCGGGAACGCTACGACCTGCTCATCCCCAGACAATTCGCGGACGATCCGAAAATCGCCACGATCCTGAAACTGATCCGCTCAGAAGCGTTACAGGCGAAAATCCGCGATCTAGGGGGATATGATACGGATTTGACGGGCAAGGAGATGACGCCGGAGCTGGGATTGGGCTGA
- a CDS encoding ABC transporter ATP-binding protein has protein sequence MSLYALRNLRQVFEGRTVLDIDALELAAGGSYALLGPNGSGKTTLLHVLAFLRPPVHGEVDFQGRRVEWRDSTLTALRRKVVLVDQHPIMFSTTVLKNVEYGPRMRGVSARERRKTAEQCLERVGMSAFAQRPAHLLSGGETQRVAIARAMACRPEVMLFDEPTASVDVENQAVIDGVIRELRKDQGVSIIFSTHKRLEASRLADEKIFLFEGRLTGPGGENLLSCDLVHGDRGALCVVGDNIALPVQTSRSGPGRVFIKPQLIRLIPLDAAQEELSEQGHVGEILQMTAEGPNIKVLLDIGVPLRTLLSKDEARHLGVMVGDKVRVRIDPEAIELA, from the coding sequence GTGAGTTTGTACGCGTTGCGCAATCTGCGGCAGGTTTTTGAAGGCCGGACAGTATTGGACATCGACGCCCTGGAGCTTGCAGCGGGGGGCAGTTACGCCCTTCTCGGGCCCAACGGTTCGGGCAAGACCACCTTGCTGCACGTTCTGGCCTTTTTGCGGCCGCCGGTGCACGGGGAAGTTGATTTTCAAGGCCGCCGCGTGGAATGGCGGGACAGCACCCTGACCGCCTTGCGCCGCAAGGTGGTGCTGGTGGATCAGCATCCGATCATGTTTTCCACCACGGTGCTCAAGAACGTGGAATACGGCCCCAGGATGCGCGGCGTGTCCGCCCGGGAGCGGCGCAAGACCGCCGAACAATGTTTGGAGCGCGTCGGCATGTCCGCCTTTGCCCAGCGTCCGGCCCACCTGCTGTCCGGAGGCGAGACCCAGCGCGTGGCCATTGCCCGGGCCATGGCCTGTCGCCCCGAGGTGATGCTCTTCGACGAGCCCACGGCCAGCGTGGACGTGGAAAATCAGGCCGTCATCGACGGGGTGATTCGGGAGTTGCGCAAGGATCAGGGTGTTTCCATCATCTTTTCAACGCACAAGCGTTTGGAGGCCTCGAGGCTGGCTGATGAGAAGATATTTTTGTTCGAGGGACGACTCACGGGACCGGGTGGCGAAAACCTGCTTTCCTGCGACCTTGTTCACGGAGACCGGGGAGCGCTTTGCGTTGTCGGAGACAACATCGCCCTCCCCGTGCAAACGTCGCGCTCCGGCCCGGGGCGGGTCTTCATCAAACCCCAACTGATCAGGCTTATCCCCTTGGATGCTGCACAAGAAGAGTTGTCCGAACAAGGGCATGTCGGTGAAATATTGCAGATGACCGCGGAAGGTCCGAACATCAAGGTGCTTCTGGATATCGGCGTTCCCCTCCGGACCTTGCTGAGCAAGGATGAAGCCAGACATCTCGGCGTCATGGTCGGGGATAAAGTGCGTGTGCGTATTGATCCGGAAGCGATAGAGCTGGCCTGA
- a CDS encoding ABC transporter permease has protein sequence MIWSLDPEMYFIVYVSLYVSFFSTIIASILGVPLGFLIAVKEFRGKRAVITILNTMLALPTVVIGLLVYAFLSRRGMLGHLGLLYTPKAIIVGQVILILPWVATFTMAAVSRIDERYRRTALTLGANALQAAVAVAREARFGILAAIIAAFGRVIAEIGIAMMLGGNIKGFTRTMTTAMALEHNKGEFVLAVALGIVLLAVSLIMNVALQLVQGKYGGSR, from the coding sequence ATGATCTGGTCCCTGGACCCGGAGATGTACTTCATCGTCTATGTTTCCCTGTACGTCAGCTTTTTTTCCACGATCATCGCCTCGATTCTGGGCGTGCCCCTCGGCTTTCTGATCGCGGTCAAGGAGTTTCGGGGCAAGCGGGCCGTGATCACGATCCTGAACACCATGCTGGCCCTGCCCACGGTGGTTATCGGGCTGCTGGTCTACGCCTTCCTGTCCCGGCGGGGGATGCTCGGCCACCTGGGCCTGCTGTACACACCCAAGGCCATCATCGTCGGCCAGGTGATCCTGATCCTGCCCTGGGTGGCCACCTTCACCATGGCCGCGGTCAGCCGGATCGACGAACGCTATCGGCGCACGGCCCTGACCCTGGGCGCCAATGCCCTGCAAGCGGCCGTGGCCGTGGCCCGAGAAGCCCGGTTCGGCATCCTGGCCGCGATCATCGCCGCATTCGGCCGGGTCATCGCGGAAATCGGCATCGCCATGATGCTGGGCGGGAACATCAAGGGCTTCACCCGGACCATGACCACGGCCATGGCCCTGGAGCATAACAAAGGTGAATTCGTCCTGGCCGTGGCCCTGGGCATTGTGCTGCTGGCCGTGAGTCTGATCATGAACGTGGCCCTGCAACTGGTGCAGGGCAAGTACGGGGGCAGCAGGTGA
- a CDS encoding XcyI family restriction endonuclease, protein MFKIPEPDLQIAFFTRLQELRRTHLRDALLDTVASMEIPLLDEQLASLVAAKDLRTVAAWGLRGEIIFAVPALLERNPLLLGYYRLLLGFSQKQFYGNRYEFAPFKIMEEHGRIPANRTHDLRELCAALCVSAGHLINNVDRLSIENVHELTLLTLGPQLRGGALNALGSKATRKVFDLISDLLASETVAEGERSLEIQNASGRLVRIEFASDPDICIREELPSGRYRNLVAIEIKGGRDHSNIHNRIGEAEKSHQKARKDGYVECWTMVGVARLDVDLAKRESPCTDRFYHIDHLTRPDSEEHLDFRENLLSRIGIKA, encoded by the coding sequence ATGTTCAAGATTCCAGAGCCTGACCTCCAAATCGCCTTTTTCACGCGCCTCCAGGAACTGCGCCGAACCCACCTGCGGGATGCCCTGCTGGATACGGTCGCGTCCATGGAAATCCCGCTGCTCGACGAACAACTGGCCTCCCTGGTCGCGGCAAAGGATTTGCGCACGGTGGCGGCTTGGGGGCTGCGCGGCGAGATCATCTTCGCCGTACCCGCTCTTTTGGAACGCAACCCGCTGCTCCTGGGCTACTATCGACTCCTGCTCGGCTTTTCCCAAAAGCAATTCTACGGCAATCGATACGAATTCGCACCGTTCAAAATCATGGAGGAGCATGGGCGAATTCCTGCGAACAGAACCCACGATCTGCGCGAACTTTGCGCCGCGCTTTGCGTCAGCGCCGGCCACCTGATCAACAACGTGGATCGATTATCCATTGAAAACGTGCATGAACTCACCCTGCTCACTTTGGGTCCACAGTTGCGGGGCGGTGCGTTGAATGCACTTGGCAGCAAGGCGACTCGAAAAGTGTTCGACCTGATCAGCGATCTCCTGGCGTCGGAAACCGTTGCCGAGGGTGAACGCTCGTTGGAAATTCAAAACGCTTCCGGACGATTGGTCCGGATTGAATTTGCTTCCGATCCGGACATCTGCATCAGAGAGGAACTGCCTTCCGGACGATATCGCAATCTCGTGGCTATTGAGATCAAGGGGGGACGGGACCACTCCAACATTCACAACAGGATCGGCGAAGCGGAAAAAAGCCATCAAAAAGCTCGCAAGGACGGCTATGTCGAGTGCTGGACCATGGTCGGGGTTGCTCGTCTGGATGTCGACCTAGCAAAGAGAGAATCTCCCTGCACGGACCGATTCTACCATATCGATCATTTGACCCGGCCCGACTCGGAAGAACATCTGGATTTTCGCGAAAACCTCCTCTCACGAATCGGAATCAAGGCCTGA
- a CDS encoding DNA-methyltransferase: MTMEFVQEAHSTYAQGIARSTIFQGDSGKLLQRLPSGFFRCCVTSPPYWGLRDYGAEGQIGDEDDPDEYVERLVEVFEQVHRVLTDDGTLWLNLGDSYTSGNRGYRAPDKKNPVRAMSYRARTPHGLKPKDLIGTPWRTAFALQKAGWYLRSDIIWEKPNCMPESVKDRPTRSHEYVFLFSKSLKYYYDHQSVREENGRNRRTVWSIPTEAFPGAHFATFPPKLVAPCILAGSQPGDWVLDPFLGSGTVAVACQRLQRNYVGIELNPEYVKIAVDRVRAEEYPLFSYLTKSSPKNVQDSRA, from the coding sequence ATGACCATGGAATTCGTCCAGGAAGCACACTCGACCTATGCCCAGGGAATCGCCCGTTCGACGATCTTTCAGGGCGACTCCGGAAAACTGCTTCAGCGCCTCCCTTCCGGCTTCTTTCGATGCTGCGTGACATCGCCGCCGTATTGGGGTCTGCGGGATTATGGGGCGGAAGGACAAATCGGAGATGAGGACGATCCGGACGAGTACGTTGAGCGTCTCGTGGAAGTCTTTGAGCAGGTCCACCGCGTGCTCACCGACGACGGAACTCTGTGGCTGAACCTCGGCGACAGCTATACCAGCGGCAATCGGGGATACAGAGCGCCGGACAAGAAAAATCCCGTTCGCGCCATGTCGTATCGGGCCAGAACCCCCCATGGGCTCAAACCCAAGGACCTGATCGGCACTCCCTGGAGAACGGCTTTTGCCCTTCAAAAAGCGGGATGGTATCTGCGCAGCGACATTATCTGGGAAAAGCCGAACTGCATGCCGGAGAGCGTCAAGGACCGGCCGACACGGTCCCATGAATATGTTTTTCTTTTTTCCAAGTCCCTCAAATATTATTACGATCACCAAAGCGTCCGGGAGGAGAACGGTCGCAACCGGCGTACGGTCTGGTCCATTCCCACGGAAGCGTTCCCCGGCGCCCACTTCGCCACCTTTCCGCCCAAACTGGTCGCCCCCTGCATTCTCGCGGGGTCCCAACCAGGAGACTGGGTGCTTGATCCTTTTTTAGGCTCGGGCACCGTGGCCGTAGCCTGTCAACGACTTCAGCGAAACTACGTGGGGATCGAATTGAACCCGGAATACGTCAAGATCGCCGTGGACCGGGTTCGCGCGGAGGAATACCCGCTTTTCTCATATCTCACCAAGAGTTCGCCTAAAAATGTTCAAGATTCCAGAGCCTGA
- a CDS encoding ribbon-helix-helix domain-containing protein — protein sequence MRTIQMTLDDNLVKAVDRVARELHTSRSAFTRKALQDALEKYKNGQLELKHRRGYEQYPVAGDEFSVWEAEQAWGDG from the coding sequence ATGCGAACAATTCAGATGACCCTTGATGATAATCTCGTCAAGGCGGTGGATCGTGTTGCAAGGGAACTCCACACGAGTCGGTCCGCTTTCACAAGAAAGGCTCTACAGGATGCGCTGGAAAAGTATAAAAACGGGCAACTTGAGCTAAAGCATCGACGTGGTTACGAACAATATCCGGTTGCCGGCGATGAGTTTTCAGTTTGGGAAGCCGAACAGGCATGGGGGGATGGATGA
- a CDS encoding substrate-binding domain-containing protein: protein MRKIVFIVMSAALVLAALPALAQDKVITMSTTTSTEASGLLDYLLPEFLKDTGITVRVMSKGTGAALKDGMDGNADVVFVHDKAREDKFVADGYGTKRYYVMYNDFVIVGPESDPVGIKGAPSVAQAFKRIAAAKAPFVSRGDDSGTHGQEKQLWEATGLALTDAKSPLDGGNWYFSIGQGMGAALVFAEEKDGYVLSDRGTYLNYKLGRSEPFELVVVYDGDDMLKNPYGVIPVNPEKHPHVKFDLADTFAQWLVSERGQQVIGSYQLHGQPLFFPDAK, encoded by the coding sequence ATGCGGAAAATCGTTTTCATTGTAATGAGCGCTGCTCTTGTATTGGCGGCTCTCCCGGCCCTGGCCCAGGACAAGGTGATCACCATGAGCACCACCACCAGCACCGAGGCTTCAGGATTATTGGATTATTTGTTGCCGGAGTTTCTCAAGGACACCGGCATCACCGTGCGGGTGATGTCCAAGGGCACCGGCGCGGCCCTGAAGGACGGCATGGACGGTAACGCGGATGTTGTTTTCGTCCATGACAAAGCCCGGGAAGACAAATTTGTCGCCGACGGCTACGGCACGAAGCGGTATTATGTGATGTACAACGACTTCGTCATCGTCGGCCCGGAGAGCGATCCGGTCGGCATCAAGGGTGCTCCCAGCGTCGCCCAAGCCTTCAAGCGTATTGCCGCGGCCAAGGCTCCTTTCGTGTCCCGGGGCGACGACAGCGGCACGCATGGTCAGGAAAAGCAGCTTTGGGAAGCCACCGGGCTGGCCCTGACGGATGCAAAGTCACCCCTGGATGGCGGCAACTGGTATTTTTCCATCGGTCAAGGCATGGGCGCGGCCCTGGTTTTTGCCGAGGAAAAAGACGGGTACGTCTTGTCTGACCGGGGTACCTATCTTAACTACAAGCTCGGCCGCTCCGAGCCCTTTGAACTGGTGGTGGTCTACGATGGCGACGACATGCTCAAGAATCCCTACGGCGTTATTCCGGTCAATCCGGAAAAACATCCCCATGTGAAGTTCGACCTGGCCGATACCTTCGCCCAATGGTTGGTCTCCGAGCGCGGCCAGCAGGTCATCGGCAGCTATCAACTCCACGGTCAACCGCTGTTTTTCCCTGACGCCAAATAG
- a CDS encoding type II toxin-antitoxin system PemK/MazF family toxin has translation MKHGEIRWYKFAAPDKKRPVLILTRDSVLEYLGEVTIAPITTTVRDIPSEVFLSTIEGMPKDCAVNCDHLQTVSKGKIGPLITFLPRMKMVEVGRAIRFALDI, from the coding sequence ATGAAGCACGGGGAAATACGCTGGTATAAATTCGCGGCGCCGGATAAAAAACGGCCAGTCCTCATCCTGACGCGCGACAGCGTGTTGGAGTACCTGGGGGAGGTTACTATCGCGCCTATCACAACTACTGTGCGCGATATTCCATCGGAAGTGTTTCTCTCGACGATTGAGGGTATGCCCAAGGATTGCGCGGTCAATTGTGACCACTTGCAGACTGTTTCAAAAGGTAAAATCGGTCCATTGATCACATTCCTTCCCCGAATGAAGATGGTAGAGGTCGGACGAGCAATCCGGTTTGCACTCGACATTTGA